The window ACTCATAGATATATTATAACTAATTGAAAATGATCATTAGATGAGTTGTTCAACAAAGAAACATGGGTAATGCAGGTGAATGAAAAGGGTCAGCTTCGGCTTAGTGTACGTGCTTTACTTCCCGAGTCAGAGACAGACAAAGACAGTCAGAAACAACAGCCGACGAGTGATTCTACCAAAGACAAGGGTTCTCCAAGGAAATATGTAAATACTTCGTCGAAGGATCGTGCATCAAAGGTTGCATCTGGGGATGACCTTGtcctgaagaagaaagatgtcAGGAGAGCAACTGGTGGTAGTAGTGACAAGACAATGAAAAGCAATAGCAGTAGcaacgaagaagagagaagcAGTTTAGTCAACGGGGAAGCTACAATCAGCTAGTGAATGCAAACAGGATCAGTGTTCATATCCGTATCTGGTGAAGACTCATTACGAAAGGAGGAGAGCATCTTCCAACGGAACCACAGGTGCGACTTGAGAAATCTTGAAAAACTTGAGACAAGACAAGTTGCAAATATgtcttttcttgaattttctctaatgtttatatagttatttttgttGGCAGTTTCTTGAAGCTGTGCATATATCTATGTTGGGGAGTGGGAGATTCTCATACTTTTTTGAAGATTATGTCTTCTCTTGCAAACTCATTAGTACTTCTACAGCCCATTtaggttattttatttttaaagttattgaCAATTCATATCTAGATaatttttgttcaaatttatGTGTATGTCTGCATCTTGCACTCTTTATCTCCAGATTGTCAAGACTCCCcatttttgttgatgttttgaAGTATATGAACTTGGCATTTTCCAAAATTCTAAGATCGTTTAAGCTGATATTGGCGAACTTAGTTGTGAatggaaaagtaaaaaaatgatatttggCATTTCCAGAGATATACATTAAGAATCAATGACTATACATgaaatgttgttgttgtatgtatTGGCCTGTGTTTACTCTTGTGCCATCTGTGTAATTCTCTTCCGACTCTCCTTCAGCAACAACAAAGCTTGAGCTGGAGTCCCTTCAGCTGCTGCAATGAACTACCAATTTCAGGCAAGATGATCTGTTGTTTTTCTGGTAGAAGTCGTCGTTGGAACATAAACCGCATTGTTCAATAAGCTGTGAGATCGGCCATAGAAGAGATATATCATGCTTCCAATAAGTAGCCATATCAAGACCCTGATCCATGTCCCAGCTCTGCCAGTACAAATTATCAAAAAGGGTTTAGAAACATCCCAATATATGTTAATTCAATTCATGGGTCCATCAGACTCACCCAATGTTGATGATCAAGTAGGTGTTGATCAAAATGCAAAGAACTGGAAGGTATGGGACGCATGGGCAAAGAAACCCTGAAATCGAATCAAATATAGAATGCGAGTAAGAAAACGCCGCTCGAGTATAAACTAAGTACTGTATATGGTTGTTGCCAAGACCTCAACGCCCTAACCAGATAACCAACTTAGCACATATAAAGAAACTCTCAAGTAAAAAGCACTTCTGAAGAAAGCGAGGTAACCAACCAATATGGCTTGCAGAATCTTAAGGTCAATTAAGTTTCTCATTTTCTGTATGAATAGGCTAAAAAGCAATAATAAGCTTCATGCCTTACCTCCTTTGTGTCCAAAATTGTGCCTCTCTTCATCCTCATCGATGTAGCCAAGAGTAATCAAACTCCCAAGCAAGATGGCTGCACTGACACCACATATAGTGAACCGAGGAAAACTGCCACAATCAAGAAGAAAACCCATTAAAGATTTTAACCATATTACAAAAGATACATCCATGCATTCTCTAATCGAGTATACTTAATGCTCTTTTTGACATGCAAGTAGCGGTTTGTCGTTCAAAGCTAATCAACCACTTCAACAAAAGCAAAcagattttgtttagatttatGAAGACTTATTTAAACATGCGGAAATATATGCAGGGAGACTAGTAAAGACATAAGATAAAAGATGATGAAATGACCTTGGAAGACGCTCAGCTGAAGCTGCTGAAGCAAGACCTAGGACACCTATGCACACAAGAGTTATACTCCAGGCAGCAATGTTTCTTCTCTTACCAAAATACTTCTCATCtatataatgcaaaaaaaaaagaaacaaaagaattaaattacttaaataCAGATAAAAGGCAGTAAAGATTGAACACCTTTTCAAACTATATACACAAATGGTAACTACGTGATTGAGCACATTTAGTACCTCGAGCTGTTTCGTCGCCAAGAAGAGGGGAATCAGAAGATTCTACAGCATCCACAAGAAACGTTTCAGTTTCGGCTCTACTTTCATCGGTATCAGTTTGAGAGGAAGATGGTTGGGGAACTCCATCTGGTGGTACATATCTAAGAACTAGCACACAGGCTGCAACGGCAGTGAATGCCATTAGAGTGCCTACACTAACCTGTTGGATGTATTATACCAATGTGAGCTACTCAGTGTGTTTCGACCTGTCTCAGCTCAATCACGTAATGCTTATTGCCTCAAAAATATCAATACTATACTACTAATTAGGACTACTAATTAATGAACCCCCTCAATTTTCTGTTTGCCGCTAATTTTGTAGGTGAAAATCCTTTCTTAAGAGACATGAAATGTAGGCAAATATCAGCTTACCATCTCGGACAACTGTGCAACATCCATGAAAAATGCGAGTGCAGCAGCCAGCACACCAATAGCTATTGTACTTTTCACTGGTACTTGAGTTCGTGGGCTAATTTCTGAAAAGAAAGCTGGCAACAATCCATCCCTTGCCATTGCCATGAAAATTCGTGGCtaataaaaatttcacaaaGAACTGTCAAAGAACTATTTGTTACATTTACAACTAATAAATCTTAATTACAAAATCTCCTAAACTTGTATTTTCAGAACAATAAGAATTGGTTAGTACCTGTGCAAGAAGAGAACCCAACAAACTCGCGCATAGAGCAGTTATTGCCCCAGTTGTTAAGATGTACCTGAAATATATAGGAATAGTAAGAAAAAACATAGCAAAGACAAAAGGACgtatgtgtgtatatgtattCACTAATGAATACGAGAGAAATTTGAGTCTCAAGAAATGTAAATCATGCTTACGCTGCCCACTGCATCCCACTGTCTCCAAATGCAGAGGAGATAGGAGTATCAGGATTCAATGTATAGTATGGAACTAGTCCAACAATAACTATTGATAAAAGCATATACAGAACGCAGCATATCAGTAATGCAATCCCGATTCCCAGTGGAAGATCCCTTTGAGGATTTTTCACCTGTTAAGGCAATACCAAAGTTTAAGGGTTAAACAGAGAAAATTGGCGGGGTTTTGGAAGAAAGTGTTCACAATAATAAAGACCAAACCCTCATCTTCTATAGCTATTTAGTTTTATATCGAATTTTCAAAGTGACTCTTTTGTAAACAAGGATAATAATTCGAAAAGTATGAGCCTACTAGTCAAAATTGTGTACCTCTTCAGCCGTACTAGTTACAGTATCAAATCCAATGTATGAGAAGAATACTACAGCAGATCCAGCGAGTATCCCATTTAATCCAAAAGGAAAATACCTGTAAGACAAGAATTAAACATTTGACCTTGAGAAATATTTGTTTGACGAAAACTAAGCTCAATGGAAGAAGAGTTATAAGCTAATTACCCACTCGGAAGATCATATCCAACCCATCCAGTCTTACAAGCTAAGTATCCACCAACTACTATGATGAAAACCAAGGTGCAAACATTCACTGAGGTCACTATTGCTTGTACTAATGAACTCTGTCAAGGCAAAATAAACCGATACTATCACTATTCAACGATCTGATAATCCTGACTGAAGTGAATTtcatttaaaatgttttcaGTGAAGTACCtcctttatcccaaaacataGTAGTATCGTGACAATCATAACCAACAGTGCTGCACATGGATCAACCACAATACCAAGTCCAGGTATGGTTTGTCGAGCTAGGAAAACAGGAAGTTTGTCCGAACCTCCAAAAAAAGATGCctagaacaaaagaaaacactagTCAGAATTAATCGTCAAGAGACCAACgaatacatatataactaactAACTCAGAGGGAAGCACCAGATTCGGAGTTATTCCACGGGCAATGGCTGATCCACCAATTGTATAATCCAACACCAGTgcccaaccaaccaaccaagcAATCCTACGAGATAAAAAACATCGAAAGTATCAGCTTTAAGACTAACAACAAGTACACGTTTAGGCAATAATGTCTCAGTAACCCtgacataaaaaaatcaatgtacAAACCCTTCTCCAAGACATATGTATGCATAATGATAAGCACTCCCAGCAGATGGACAGCGAGAAGCAAGCTCAGCATAACAACACGCCGAGAGAGCAGCCGCAACTCCAGCAATGAAAAATGAAACAGCAAGAGCAGGTCCTGTGTGCTCTCTAGCTACAGTTCCCACAAGAATATACACTCCTGCTCCAATCGTCGTCCCAACTCCTACCAAATTAACAGAGAAAGAAACACAATCAGCATCAATATGGGTGAAAAAGGTAGAAACGTTAATGGATACAATCATCGAAATTCGccaaaagtttgaatcttttgacATACCAATAGCTACAAGATCAACCACAGATAGTTTCTTGGCAAGCTGATGAAGATGTCCATCGTTTTTGATAAGATGAACAGAATCAACTTGTTTCCTTCGAACAAGACTGTTCATATCAACCCAACTTTGCTTCTAAACCGGTTCGATTTTGTCCCAATCGATTCAAAGCCAACTCATCTCAGACAAATCCaataaaaagattgaaacttttcctTCTCCCTTAACAGAATCCAGATAATGGAGTATCGGAGCCGGAGATACTCAGATTCCAACTTTTTGTGAGATTACTTTTTGAGATGAATTAAGATTCTCGTAATCTTGAAAAAATGAGATgactttttttgtgattttgtatatgtttttttaattcacaaTTGGGCTAAAATAAGTGACTTatctaagagaataagataactTTCAGATTCTCTCAGGTTTCGTCGAAGAAGACGACATATTCACAAAAATCTTTTTTccagccaaaagaaaaaaaaaaaaaaagagaaaataaacgGGTACCCATTAATTAATGGGTAAACCCATTTATCAAACATGTTTAATTGGTTAACCcaatttaaattcatttaacATTTTTCAATAAATGGGACTAATGGGCAGAAATTTGTATAACAGGCCCGTTTATTTAAATGGGTTTCGAAACCCATATTAACATCACtatcaaaaacttaaaaaaggtGTTGGTAAATGGATTCGAACCTCGTATCTCTTAGTTACGAAAGAGACCTTCCGCCGGTAGACTACGTCGTATCACTCGTATGTTTgtataaacaaattataaatatctGCTCAAAACGTGTCGTTTAAATCTTATATCCACTTGAACACCTCAAATCAACACACCTATATAATGCCCGTTAACAACTAGACTACCTAAGAATTTCAAACATCTGGTGACCAGTTAAATATCTATACGGTTCCAAGGCCGCAAAGCTTGTGCCGGCTATGTGCATAGCTAAACTCACATTCCAGACATCAAAATAAAGATCAATGATATTGGTCGATATTTCAAGAGACCCGAAGATCTTATCAAATGTCTTctcctctaaaaaaaaaattcagtatattaatttggttacaaaatattttaatttagtatcttttttttccttttcaatttgATAAACACATTAAGTTTGCTAACCatgtaagaaaatcaaaaaccaaataataatatacaaaatacaaaagcttGGATGCGGAATATATTTTACGT is drawn from Camelina sativa cultivar DH55 chromosome 1, Cs, whole genome shotgun sequence and contains these coding sequences:
- the LOC104789552 gene encoding cationic amino acid transporter 4, vacuolar-like, producing MNSLVRRKQVDSVHLIKNDGHLHQLAKKLSVVDLVAIGVGTTIGAGVYILVGTVAREHTGPALAVSFFIAGVAAALSACCYAELASRCPSAGSAYHYAYICLGEGIAWLVGWALVLDYTIGGSAIARGITPNLASFFGGSDKLPVFLARQTIPGLGIVVDPCAALLVMIVTILLCFGIKESSLVQAIVTSVNVCTLVFIIVVGGYLACKTGWVGYDLPSGYFPFGLNGILAGSAVVFFSYIGFDTVTSTAEEVKNPQRDLPLGIGIALLICCVLYMLLSIVIVGLVPYYTLNPDTPISSAFGDSGMQWAAYILTTGAITALCASLLGSLLAQPRIFMAMARDGLLPAFFSEISPRTQVPVKSTIAIGVLAAALAFFMDVAQLSEMVSVGTLMAFTAVAACVLVLRYVPPDGVPQPSSSQTDTDESRAETETFLVDAVESSDSPLLGDETARDEKYFGKRRNIAAWSITLVCIGVLGLASAASAERLPSFPRFTICGVSAAILLGSLITLGYIDEDEERHNFGHKGGFLCPCVPYLPVLCILINTYLIINIGAGTWIRVLIWLLIGSMIYLFYGRSHSLLNNAVYVPTTTSTRKTTDHLA